The following are encoded in a window of Esox lucius isolate fEsoLuc1 chromosome 14, fEsoLuc1.pri, whole genome shotgun sequence genomic DNA:
- the LOC114840870 gene encoding heat shock protein 30-like: MLCSPEFQSSINPLMDFYCPVHSLCPEVRPLLWQQGLLERNIKEIKSSLALMEKLQQCISEEMDHVPASVDIQPFSYKLEKEGEGFAMTLDTKDFSPEEICVRQVGRKLRVSGKTEKKQGDGKGSYSYRCQEFRQEIDLPEGLNPETVTCSMTPDGKLHIEAPNTLLSSERVVPINCSLDVRTPQSLSSQTEGTTMDSQKQHQNTGSHVE, from the coding sequence ATGCTGTGCTCCCCAGAATTCCAATCTTCCATCAACCCATTGATGGACTTCTACTGTCCCGTTCACAGTCTCTGTCCGGAGGTACGACCTCTTCTCTGGCAGCAGGGTCTACTTGAGAGAAACATTAAGGAGATCAAGAGCAGTCTGGCACTGATGGAGAAACTTCAGCAGTGTATATCTGAGGAGATGGACCATGTTCCTGCCTCTGTGGACATCCAACCATTTTCTTACAAgctggagaaagagggagagggcttTGCCATGACACTGGACACTAAGGACTTCTCCCCAGAGGAGATCTGTGTCAGACAGGTGGGCAGGAAGCTAAGAGTCAGTGGGAAGACGGAGAAGAAGCAGGGTGATGGGAAAGGCTCCTACTCTTACAGATGCCAGGAGTTCAGACAAGAGATTGATCTTCCTGAAGGGTTGAACCCTGAGACAGTCACCTGCTCCATGACTCCTGACGGGAAGCTCCACATCGAGGCACCTAATACTTTATTATCTTCTGAGAGAGTGGTTCCCATCAACTGTAGTCTGGATGTGAGGACGCCGCAATCCCTCAGCTCACAGACAGAGGGCACCACTATGGACTCCCAGAAGCAACATCAGAACACGGGTTCACATGTAGAGTGA